From Nycticebus coucang isolate mNycCou1 chromosome 6, mNycCou1.pri, whole genome shotgun sequence, the proteins below share one genomic window:
- the FSCB gene encoding LOW QUALITY PROTEIN: fibrous sheath CABYR-binding protein (The sequence of the model RefSeq protein was modified relative to this genomic sequence to represent the inferred CDS: substituted 1 base at 1 genomic stop codon), with amino-acid sequence MVDKSQQTDPTDKKKSMAIPQSSGPKAALSIGNIPGSKGNYSAKEYESLRVSSQLQQTWTKRKHGQEMADKFQQTDNGLEEKKEVPLVETLVVEEKPAGVGEAATELSESIQEVDSSPHKQPVELKIDRSQQTSCTGDWTMINIAPKEKMDKEQQTYFSESEIVFICRPGVSFTTSKEGAQKRKSSGKIFVSDHAQFQLATCICEETGQEKISLSSFPLETKKDFPGPLEREPRQEVTIPLVEEGSVDKKKASAEIEPLPTEKFAPEVQTSPSDKATAEVEPSPPEEMPVQVQTPTEGIPAEEAPKRVASAGVQFPPVEETPTKVASADVQHPPAEETPSKVASAEVQRPPAKETPSKVTSAEVQPPPAKETPSKVVSAEVQSPPPKETPSKVVSAEVQSPPPKETPSKVASAEVQHPPAKETPSKVVSAEVQSPPPKETPSKVVSAEVQSPPPKETPSKVVSAEVQSPPPKETPSKVVSAEVQSPPPKETPSKVVSAEVQSPPPKETPSKVVSAEVQSPPPKETPSKVVSAEVQSPPPKETPSKVVSAEVQSPPLKETPSKVASAEVQHPPAKETPSKVASAEVQHPPAKETPSKVASAEIQPPPAKETLKKVASAGVQFPPVEETPSKVASAEVQPPPPKETPSKVACAEVQPAPAKEIPSKVVSAEVQPPPPKETPSKVASAEIQPLPAKETPSKVTSAEVQPPSAKETPSKVTSAEVQPPPAKETPSKVASAEVQPPPAEETPSKVTSAKVQPAPAKETPSKVASAEIQHPPAEETPSKEASAEVQPPPAEETLLKVASAEVQPPPAKETPSKLAFSEVQPPPAEESPKKVQPPPAKETPSKVASAEVQPAPAKETPSKVASAEVQPPPAEETPSKVASAEVQPPPAEETPSKVASAEVQPPPAEETPSKVASAEVQPPPAEETPSKVTSAEVQPAPAKETPSKAASAEVQPPPAEEIPSKVASAEAQPPPAKETPSKVTSAEVQPAPAKETPSKVASAEVQPPPAEETPSKVASAEVQPPPAKETPSKVTSAEVQPAPAKETPSKVASAEVQPPPAEETPSKVASAEVQPLPAKETPSKVASAEVHPAPSKETPSKVTSAEVQPPPSKETPSKVASAEVQPPPDKEIPSKVASAEVQPPLAKETPPKVASAEVQPPPAEETPSKVAFVENVSTELQSPXVTGIPAKLRSVNLEDDTKIKEVLKMDPVLEDLSNTKNGQDAIHMVLEETSS; translated from the exons ATGGTCGACAAATCCCAGCAGACTGACCCGACAGACAAAAAGAAATCCATGGCCATACCACAATCATCTGGCCCCAAAGCTGCCCTCAGCATTGGCAATATTCCTGGAAGCAAAGGCAACTACTCTGCCAAAGAATATGAGTCTTTAAGAGTATCTTCTCAACTTCAGCAAACGTGGACAAAAAGAAAGCACGGACAGGAAATGGCTGATAAGTTTCAGCAGACAGACAATGgtctagaagagaaaaaagaagtccCTTTAGTTGAAACATTGGTAGTTGAAGAAAAGCCAGCTGGTGTCGGGGAAGCAGCCACCGAATTGTCAGAGAGTATTCAGGAAGTAGACAGTTCACCACACAAACAGCCAGTTGAACTAAAAATCGACAGATCTCAGCAGACCAGTTGTACTGGAGACTGGACCATGATTAACATTGCCCCCAAAGAAAAAATGGACAAGGAACAGCAGACATACTTTAGTGAATCAGAAATAGTGTTTATTTGCAGGCCAGGTGTTTCTTTTACAACATCAAAGGAAGGTGCCCAGAAACGTAAATCTTCAGGAAAGATTTTTGTAAGTGACCATGCTCAATTTCAACTAGCAACATGTATTTGTGAAGAAACTGGGCAGGAAAAGATCAGTTTATCTTCTTTCCCACTGGAAACCAAAAAAGATTTTCCAGGACCTTTAGAACGTGAGCCGAGGCAAGAAGTAACTATACCTCTTGTAGAAGAGGGTTCTGTTGATAAAAAGAAAGCTTCTGCTGAAATAGAGCCTctaccaacagaaaaatttgccCCTGAAGTACAGACTTCACCTTCTGACAAGGCCACTGCAGAAGTAGAGCCCAGTCCTCCTGAGGAGATGCCTGTCCAAGTACAGACTCCAACTGAAGGAATTCCTGCTGAA GAGGCTCCTAAAAGAGTGGCCTCTGCTGGGGTTCAGTTTCCACCAGTTGAAGAGACTCCTACAAAAGTGGCCTCTGCTGATGTTCAGCATCCACCAGCTGAAGAAACTCCTTCAAAAGTGGCCTCTGCTGAGGTTCAGCGTCCACCAGCAAAGGAGACTCCTTCCAAAGTGACCTCTGCTGAGGTTCAGCCTCCACCAGCTAAGGAGACTCCTTCAAAAGTGGTCTCTGCTGAGGTACAGTCTCCACCACCGAAGGAGACTCCTTCAAAAGTGGTCTCTGCTGAGGTACAGTCTCCACCACCGAAGGAGACTCCTTCAAAAGTGGCCTCTGCTGAGGTTCAACATCCACCAGCTAAGGAGACTCCTTCAAAAGTGGTCTCTGCTGAGGTACAGTCTCCACCACCGAAGGAGACTCCTTCAAAAGTGGTCTCTGCTGAGGTACAGTCTCCACCACCGAAGGAGACTCCTTCAAAAGTGGTCTCTGCTGAGGTACAGTCTCCACCACCGAAGGAGACTCCTTCAAAAGTGGTCTCTGCTGAGGTACAGTCTCCACCACCGAAGGAGACTCCTTCAAAAGTGGTCTCTGCTGAGGTACAGTCTCCACCACCGAAGGAGACTCCTTCAAAAGTGGTCTCTGCTGAGGTACAGTCTCCACCACCGAAGGAGACTCCTTCAAAAGTGGTCTCTGCTGAGGTACAGTCTCCACCACCGAAGGAGACTCCTTCAAAAGTGGTCTCTGCTGAGGTACAGTCTCCACCACTGAAGGAGACTCCTTCAAAAGTGGCCTCTGCTGAGGTTCAACATCCACCAGCTAAGGAGACTCCTTCAAAAGTGGCCTCTGCTGAGGTTCAGCATCCACCAGCGAAAGAAACTCCTTCGAAAGTGGCCTCTGCTGAGATTCAACCTCCACCAGCTAAGGAGACTCTTAAAAAAGTGGCCTCTGCTGGGGTTCAGTTTCCACCAGTTGAGGAAACTCCTTCAAAAGTAGCCTCTGCTGAGGTTCAGCCTCCACCACCAAAGGAAACTCCTTCCAAAGTGGCCTGTGCTGAGGTTCAGCCTGCACCTGCTAAGGAGATTCCTTCAAAAGTGGTCTCTGCTGAGGTTCAGCCTCCCCCACCTAAGGAGACTCCTTCAAAAGTGGCCTCTGCTGAGATTCAGCCTCTACCAGCAAAGGAGACTCCTTCAAAAGTGACCTCTGCTGAGGTTCAGCCTCCCTCAGCTAAGGAGACTCCTTCAAAAGTGACCTCTGCTGAGGTTCAGCCTCCACCAGCTAAGGAGACTCCTTCAAAAGTGGCCTCTGCTGAGGTTCAGCCTCCACCAGCTGAGGAGACTCCTTCAAAAGTGACCTCTGCTAAGGTTCAGCCTGCACCTGCTAAGGAGACTCCTTCAAAAGTAGCATCTGCTGAGATTCAGCATCCACCAGCTGAGGAGACTCCTTCAAAAGAGGCCTCTGCTGAGGTTCAGCCTCCACCAGCTGAGGAGACTCTTTTGAAAGTGGCCTCTGCTGAGGTTCAGCCTCCACCAGCTAAGGAGACTCCTTCAAAACTGGCCTTTTCTGAGGTTCAGCCTCCACCAGCTGAGGAGTCTCCTAAAAAG GTTCAGCCTCCACCAGCTAAGGAGACTCCTTCAAAAGTGGCCTCTGCTGAGGTTCAGCCTGCCCCTGCTAAAGAAACTCCTTCTAAAGTGGCCTCTGCTGAGGTTCAACCTCCACCAGCTGAGGAGACTCCTTCAAAAGTAGCCTCTGCTGAGGTTCAGCCTCCACCAGCTGAGGAGACTCCTTCAAAAGTGGCCTCTGCTGAGGTTCAACCTCCACCAGCTGAGGAGACTCCTTCAAAAGTAGCCTCTGCTGAGGTTCAGCCTCCCCCAGCTGAGGAGACTCCTTCAAAAGTGACCTCTGCTGAGGTTCAGCCTGCCCCTGCTAAAGAAACTCCTTCTAAAGCGGCCTCTGCTGAGGTTCAACCTCCACCAGCTGAGGAGATTCCTTCAAAAGTGGCCTCTGCTGAGGCTCAGCCTCCACCAGCTAAGGAGACTCCTTCAAAAGTGACCTCTGCTGAGGTTCAGCCTGCCCCTGCTAAAGAAACTCCTTCTAAAGTGGCCTCTGCTGAGGTTCAACCTCCACCAGCTGAGGAGACTCCTTCAAAAGTGGCCTCTGCTGAGGTTCAGCCTCCACCAGCTAAGGAGACTCCTTCAAAAGTGACCTCTGCTGAGGTTCAGCCTGCACCTGCTAAAGAAACTCCTTCTAAAGTGGCCTCTGCTGAGGTTCAACCTCCACCAGCTGAGGAGACTCCTTCAAAAGTAGCCTCTGCTGAGGTTCAGCCTCTACCAGCTAAGGAGACTCCTTCAAAAGTGGCCTCTGCTGAGGTTCATCCTGCACCTTCTAAGGAGACTCCTTCAAAAGTAACCTCTGCTGAGGTTCAGCCTCCACCATCTAAGGAGACTCCTTCAAAAGTGGCCTCTGCTGAGGTTCAGCCTCCACCAGATAAGGAGATTCCTTCAAAGGTGGCCTCTGCTGAGGTTCAGCCTCCACTAGCTAAGGAGACTCCTCCAAAAGTGGCCTCTGCTGAGGTTCAGCCTCCACCGGCTGAGGAGACTCCTTCAAAAGTGGCCTTTGTGGAG AATGTGTCTACTGAATTACAGTCACCCTAGGTAACAGGCATCCCAGCAAAATTAAGGTCAGTTAACTTGGAAGATGATACAAAAATTAAAGAGGTTTTAAAAATGGATCCTGTTCTCGAAGATTTGTCTAATACCAAAAATGGGCAGGATGCCATTCATATGGTATTAGAAGAGACCTCCTCCTGA